The window ACTGAGGGTGTTTCTTTCTTTACGGATGTTCCATATTTAAAATCTGTTATTAAAATTGTTTTTGGTAGTTTTAAGAAACGTCCTCAGTTTCCTAATATTATTTGTCGTATTGAAGAAAATTTTGAAGAGAATTATGTCGAATTGAGTATTACACAGTTAGAATCTAAATGTACAAGAAGTATAAATGATCCAAAGATATTAAAACCAAAAGGAGGGGATCTATCAACTATTATCGAAAACTTGAAAAATCTAGCAGATTTCTCTGTTATAGGAGAGTTTAAAGATGAACAAGTTTATAGAGTTAATTATCTTACCAGTAATCGTGAATTTAAACACTTAGATAAAAAGGGCGAGAATTATTTATGTCATGGTTTTACGTACTTATTAAAATTTTATTTATGAAAAAAGTAATATTAATAGAAGACAGACCAAATAGACAAATAGATTTCACAAAAAAGTTGAATAAAGATCTAAACAAAATTTCGATTTTAGAGAATGTTTGTGGATTCGAAAAATTTAATACGTACAAAAAAATATTGAGTTCAAGTAACTTGAATCAACTGGACGACTTTCAAGTTATAATTGTTCATAGATCTGCATTATCGGCAAATGAACGTTTAAGGCTAGTTGATTTTGCTAAAAAAAATTCTAAAACATTGGTTTTGTTTTCAGGAGGTATTTCTTCTGTTACTTTGCAAAATATTGGAAATGGGGTTTTATTAACAATCAACTCAAAAGACTTGTATAGCAACTCATTCATTAATTATCTAGAAAATGATGATTTAAATATTTTACTGTTAGCTTTTGGCGAAAACTGGAAAATTAATTTGGAAGTAAGTTTATTGGATAAATTAATTTTTTATATTATCGATTATACTCCTAGACCTTTATCAATAATACTTGCTGAATTAAAAGTTCCTGAATGGATTAAAGAAAATTATTTTAAAAATTTTGATGGAATAATTCAGTTAAATGAATTACAACAATTAAAAGAAGATATTCAAAATAACTTATTAAAGTCAATATAAAAATGGATAATATTTTATTTAGAAATAGTCTGATTAAAGAAATAAAAAACTTTAACACTTCAAGTTTTTTTAAATTACATGAAGTGCCTAATAATGGTTATGTAAAAGATATTGATACTCGAATTCATGAAACTCTTGAAGGATTAAACAATGTTGAAGTAAATTCGATTACAATTCCAATTAGTATTACTGAAAATTTTTTAGAATTTTCAGGTTTAAGGTTAGCCCATCATATAAGGTTATCCCCAAATCTGTCTTTTCGTAAAACACCTATTATAATTATGGGTTCTCTAAATGAGAAACAACTACTAAAACTTTCTTCTCTTGCTAATATATTATTAACACCTAATGTTTTTTATGTAAACCTTTCAAAATATGCTTTTGATACTATAGAAAAATCTGTAAAAAAATTAGAACTTTCTGATGGTTTATCTTTTGATTTTAATAAGTATTTAGATAAAGTAACTATAAATCCTCCAGAAAATTATCAATCACATCATAGTATTGATAACGAACTATGCTTATTACGTTGGTCAGAATTTTTGGGGATTTCAGAGCAAATATCAGAGGTGAAGAATAATTTACAGTCTAATCTTTATTTTAAATATGTAAATATAATCAATCCAATAAAGGTTGTTCAAAAAGGTAATCCCTACTTTTTTTCGGACAATGCTAAAATATTACTTATTGATGATCAATTTGACAAAGGGTGGGAGCCTTTTTACAAAGCTTTTTTTGAACTGAGTAAACATCAAATAAAACTCGAAACATTGGATATTGATTTCCAAATGATGAATAGTTATGATATTATTGAAAATGCCAAAAGAAAAATTAGAAATTTTGACCCAGATATAGTTTTACTTGATTTGAGATTATCGGATTCAGATTTATATAATGATCCAGAAAATTTAACAGGAAATAAAATTTTAAAGGATATAAAATTATTTAATAAAGGGGTTCAAGTAATAATTATTACAGCTTCTAACAAAGTTTGGAATTATGAAGTAAGTTTAGATTTCGGTTGTAACGGTTTCATTGTCAAAAACTCAAAGAATAATGTTTCAGAGGATATAAAGAATTTAAAGTTAAAAATTAATTTATGTATAAATAGAGCTAGTTATCTCAAACAGGCTTTTAAATCCTTAAATAATTCATTTGCTTTTATTGACGAAGCTATTAAAAATGAAGTTATAGAAAAGCCTTTTGGAAATGAGTTGATTAAATATATGGAAATCGCGCTTGTAATGTTTGAGCGAGCTAAAACTAAAGACAGTTTTGCCTATTCTTATTTATCTCTTTTCAAGTGCTTAGAATTAATAGTAGGTAATCTTGTTTATGAGGAGAGAAATAATTGGTTTATTAAAGAGGGTGAAGAATTGAAACAATTATTTTGGGATAAGAATTTAAAAAAGTATTTATTTAATAACGTTACTGAATTTAGAAATAATACACCTTCTACTTTTGAGAAATCTGCTGGTTTGTGTAAACAGTTATGGTCTTATGACAATGAAGATATTAGGCAAATTTATTTTTCTATAGATAGGAGGAATAAGTTTATTCATCCTCCTAATGAGAAACTCAATAGTTTTGTACAATCAAATTTGAATAAAATTTTTATTAAAGAAGGTTTTATGCTCTTATTAAATCAAATAGAGGAAATGATAAGTAATTTTAATCTAGATTAAAAATTTCAAAACACCCATGCAAACACTATGCACACCTCCACATTACATTTGTATCAAATAAGAAACCAAAAAATATGAACAATCATTTTCAACATATAAATATTAACCAAGATCAGCAGCAAGCTATTGATAAAATAAATGGTTTTTTAAAAAGTGATGATAATATTTTTATTCTTCAAGGGTATGCTGGTACAGGAAAAACTACTTTAATAAAAGGGATTCTTAATTTTTTAGAGAAAACTAATAAGCAGTTTAATGTAATGGCTCCAACAGGTAGAGCTGCTAAAGTATTAAGAGATAAAACTGGTTATGGTAAAACTGTTCATAGTAGTGTTTATAAATTAGAAGAATTAAAATCAATTAATTCTGATTCAAAAGAATTAGCAGAGCATGATATAAAATATCTATTTCCTATCGATTTAGATAATAATGTAGAAAGGGTTTTAATTGTAGATGAAGCTTCTATGATATCTAGTAGAGAATCTAAAAACGAACTTTTTGATTTTGGAACAAATATTCTTTTAAATGACTTGTTGTCGCATACATTTCAAACAAATAAAAACAACAAAATTATTTTTGTTGGTGATCCTGCTCAATTACCTCCAGTGGGTGATAATCAATCCAAGGCATTAGAATTATCCTTTTTTAAAGGATTAGGCTATTCTTGTGCAGATGCTCAATTAACGCAAGTTATGAGACAAGATGATAATTTAATTTTAGAAAACGCAAATACAATTAGAGGGTTATTAAAAGAATCATCTAGAAATGCAATTGAATTAAATTATGATGATAGCAGCTTTGTTAAATTAGATACATATGATATTGTAAATAAGTATACACAATTATATCCAAATCCTCAAATTGGTGATGGTGTTATAATATCTTTTTCAAACGCACAATGCTACCAGTATAATTTAGCAATTAGAGAACAATTATATCCTCAAAACAAAGATATTGTTGCAGGAGATATAATAATGATTAATAACAATAATCAATATACTTACAAAACACAATTGTTTAACGGTGATTTGGCAAAGGTGGTATACGTTTCAAACCAGGTTGTAGAACAATCTGCTCCTGTATATGTTGAAAAAAACGGAAAACGAACTCAAGAAATAATTAAACTTAAATTTAGAAAAATTGAGTTTAGAGTGCCGCATTTTGATGAAGAAATATGCTGTTTTATTATTGATGATTTATTAAATAGTATCGACCGAGACTTAACATTGGATACGACTAGAATGTTGTATATAAATTTTGTAATGCGTTTTAATAACGAACAAGAGAAAAGAAAACAATTAGGTCTAGAAAAATTCAAAGTAGGCTCTAAAGAGTTTAAAGACAAATTAGTAAAAGATCCTTTCTATAATGCTTTAAAAGTTAAATATGGTTATGCTATAACTTGCCACAAGTCACAAGGTGGCGAATGGGATAAAGTATTTGTTGATTATACTGGAAGAACAGGTTTGTCTGATGATGTTTTAAAATGGAGCTATACTGCTACCACAAGGGGTGTAAATACTGTGTTTGCCGTCAATCCGCCACATTTAACAACCTTCAGTAGGTTAAAGGTTTTAAATATTATTAATGTTGGTCAAATACCCAATAATGCTCTTTATTTAAACAATGTTAATTGCTCGCCTTATCATAAAAATTATCAGCATAAAGCCAAAAGCTTAAAATTTTGGGAAGTAAAAGACGCATTAGAATCAACTGATTTTAATATAATAAATATTGAAACCAATAATTGGTTAGAAAAATATACTGTTACAAATTTTTCAAATAAAGAATATATTTTAGAAGCGAGTCATCGAGGTTCAGGTCATTTTATAGATCAATTTGACGTTAGAAATAAAACAGGGATTGAAGAGGAACAAATACTAGAAACTATTTTTAATCAAAATTACTCAACAGATTTAAGTTTAGATTATACACCAAGTGCTAAGTTTTTAGAATCATTATACTTTGTAATGAGAAGCTATTGTCAGGCATTAAATATATCAATTACAAATATTGATGAACAAGTTGAAAAGTATTTTGTACAATATTTTTTAGTTACAGATAGTATAAGTGCTAGCATTCAGTTTTATTTTAAGAATAACGAAAGTTTTTCTAAAGTTATGCCTAGAACTTACAGATGTGACGATGATGTAAAATTGAAATTATTAATCCATAAATTAGAACAGTATGCCAGCTAAAGATATTAAAGAACTGAGAGAATCAGGGAAATTGGAAGAAGCTTTAATTATGGCTAAAAACGAATTTGATGTAGCGCCTGATAATATTTGGACAAAGAGAAATTTAGCTTGGGTATATTATTCTCTTTTAAAAAAACATCAAGGGAATCAAGATGATTTTTTGAGTGTCCTAATTAAGATAATAGAACTAAAATTACCAGAAAATGAAAACATGTTTTATGAGCAGTTATGTTGGGCAGTTGGTATGCATAATTTTAAAATATCAAAAGATGAAGAAGTAGCTATGAATAAATTCTCAGCTATTAAATCTGTTTTTTATCAGGTTAGAAGTTTAAGTTTTGTGTCCTCTAAAGGTTACAGTTTTCTTTTAAAATCGTTTCATAATGAATTTAAAGGTATTAAGAATTCCTCAGGATTTAATACTGATAATTTTATAAATTTTTCTGAAAGTTATAGAGAATTAATATTATGGAGTGGATTTAATAGTTTCGGTGAAGAAGATTTTTTGCCAAATGAAGTTAACGGTCGAAAAATAATTTCATTTGTGGAACAAATCATAATTGCTTATTCCAAAGTTTTGTTGGAAGGAGAGCCTCTGAAAACTGATGAGCCTAATGAAAACTTGTTATATTTGAGTAAAAGAAGTATAAATGCAAGTCAGGTTGATTCTTTTTTATTCTTTTTGAATAAGATAATCAATTTACATCCAGAGTATCAATATACACTATACTATAAATCTAAATTATTATTGGCTCTTAATAGATTAGAGGAGGCTAAAAACTCTTTAATTCCTTTTGTAAAACAGAAGAAAAATGATTTTTGGGTTTGGGAATTATTATCAGAAGCTTTTCCGGAAGATGTGGACTTACAAATAGGCTGTTTGTGTAAAGGGTTGACTTTAAATGCAAAAGAGTCTTTTTTAGTTAAAGTGCATGAGAAATTAGCTAATCTTTTAATACAGAAAGAGTTGTTTTTAGAGGCTTCTATTGAAATACTGAATACTTGTTTAATTAGAAAGAAGAATAATTGGAAAATCACTAATGATTTGACTAATTTAATGAATCAAGGATGGTACAATAAAGAGGTAGTAAAAAATGGTAATACCGATTTTTATTTAAAACACTCCAAATTAGCAGAAGAGCTACTATATAATAATCATGAAGAGATTGTAATCGTAGTTGAGCATATAAATGATAGTAAAAAAGTAGTCAATTTTATTAAAAACAAACAGGTTTTTGGCTTTTTTAGTTACAAACATTTAAATATAAACCCTGAAGTTGGTTCTGTTTTTAAAGTAAGATTAAACCAAATAGGTGAAGAAGGGTTTTTTAAAGTTTTGACTATTAAGTTATGTTCTCAATCCGTTTCTGAATCTGTCAGTTCTGTTTCTGGAAATTTAAGAATATTAGAAAACAAAAATTTTGGGTTTATTCAGGATGTTTTTATAACTCCTGATTTGATTGATAATAACCATTTAAAAAATGGTGATATTGTTAATGCTAAAACAATATTGTCTTTCAATAAAAAGCGAAATGAATGGGGTTGGAAAGCATTTAAGGTAGCTAAAGATTAAATGGAGTTTGAATCTATTAAAAAAATGAAGTAAATATTATATAAAATAACTCCTGTTTGTAATTAAACCTATCTATGCATTACCACTGCATAGTTAGATGTTAAGTTTGCTTTAATTAAATAATAAACTAAACAATATGAAAAATTTAAATGATTTAATTATTCAAAAAGCGAGACCATTACCTGTTATAATATTGGCAGATACTAGTGGTAGTATGGCAAGTGATAATAGAATAGGTGTTTTAAATAATGCTATTAGAGAAATGATAGACTCATTAAAAGATGAAAATACGCTAAGGGCTGAAATATATTTTTCTGTTATCACTTTTGGTGGATCTGTAAAATCTCATTTAGGCTTTACAAAAGCAAATGAAATAAATTGGACAAATCTAACAGCTGGAGGTGGCACCCCAATGGGAGGAGCATTTACTGAAACAAAAATATTTTTAGAGGACAAAAACTTAATACCAAGCAGGTCTTATGCTCCTACGTTAGTATTGCTTTCAGACGGCCAGCCTACAGATAATTGGTCTGAAGCACTGAAACAACTGATTTCATCTCCAAGAGCTTCTAAAGCTTTAAGAATAGCAATGTCAATTGGCGCAGGACAAGATGGTACGAATGTCTTAAAACAATTCCTAGGGGATTCTGAACTAGATGTTTTTCAAGCGGTCCAAGCAAGAGATATTAAAAAATTCTTCCGTTTTGTAACCATGAGTGTTTCTCAAAGAGCGAAAAGCGTAAACCCTGATCAACCCATTAGTTTAACTTTTGATGATTCTGACGATAACCTTGATGATTTTGAATTTTAATCGATGAATTTTAATTCCGCAATTATTAAAGGTCCTGAAAAGAAAGTACTCCAAGATGCATTTGGTATTATAAATCAAAAGCAATTTAGTCTTTTAGTGGTTGCTGATGGACTTGGTTCTGCAGAACATAGTGGTTTTGGAGCTAAAAAAGCAATAGATGCTGTTCAGAAAGCGGTATCAGAATGGCAAAAATTAGAAAAGAAAGACATTAAGGTTTTAATACAATTAGTCCAATTTTATTGGAATCTTTTAATTGGTGACTCGGATTTTGAAAAAAAAGAATGTGCTACTACTTGCCTATTTGCTTATATAGATAAGTTAAGTAATACAATTATATTAAGCCAACTTGG is drawn from Psychroserpens sp. NJDZ02 and contains these coding sequences:
- a CDS encoding protein phosphatase 2C domain-containing protein, whose translation is MNFNSAIIKGPEKKVLQDAFGIINQKQFSLLVVADGLGSAEHSGFGAKKAIDAVQKAVSEWQKLEKKDIKVLIQLVQFYWNLLIGDSDFEKKECATTCLFAYIDKLSNTIILSQLGDGLVMCKTKKETILLKSAEEYNFTKSLGSSKSYKDWNIKHTDFDSDGFNLLLTTDGISEDLVESKEDQFMEGLIEKMKSTKRNKRNGYLHQLLKNWPTKYHTDDKTICIAWEKKK
- a CDS encoding response regulator, with translation MDNILFRNSLIKEIKNFNTSSFFKLHEVPNNGYVKDIDTRIHETLEGLNNVEVNSITIPISITENFLEFSGLRLAHHIRLSPNLSFRKTPIIIMGSLNEKQLLKLSSLANILLTPNVFYVNLSKYAFDTIEKSVKKLELSDGLSFDFNKYLDKVTINPPENYQSHHSIDNELCLLRWSEFLGISEQISEVKNNLQSNLYFKYVNIINPIKVVQKGNPYFFSDNAKILLIDDQFDKGWEPFYKAFFELSKHQIKLETLDIDFQMMNSYDIIENAKRKIRNFDPDIVLLDLRLSDSDLYNDPENLTGNKILKDIKLFNKGVQVIIITASNKVWNYEVSLDFGCNGFIVKNSKNNVSEDIKNLKLKINLCINRASYLKQAFKSLNNSFAFIDEAIKNEVIEKPFGNELIKYMEIALVMFERAKTKDSFAYSYLSLFKCLELIVGNLVYEERNNWFIKEGEELKQLFWDKNLKKYLFNNVTEFRNNTPSTFEKSAGLCKQLWSYDNEDIRQIYFSIDRRNKFIHPPNEKLNSFVQSNLNKIFIKEGFMLLLNQIEEMISNFNLD
- a CDS encoding ATP-dependent RecD-like DNA helicase encodes the protein MNNHFQHININQDQQQAIDKINGFLKSDDNIFILQGYAGTGKTTLIKGILNFLEKTNKQFNVMAPTGRAAKVLRDKTGYGKTVHSSVYKLEELKSINSDSKELAEHDIKYLFPIDLDNNVERVLIVDEASMISSRESKNELFDFGTNILLNDLLSHTFQTNKNNKIIFVGDPAQLPPVGDNQSKALELSFFKGLGYSCADAQLTQVMRQDDNLILENANTIRGLLKESSRNAIELNYDDSSFVKLDTYDIVNKYTQLYPNPQIGDGVIISFSNAQCYQYNLAIREQLYPQNKDIVAGDIIMINNNNQYTYKTQLFNGDLAKVVYVSNQVVEQSAPVYVEKNGKRTQEIIKLKFRKIEFRVPHFDEEICCFIIDDLLNSIDRDLTLDTTRMLYINFVMRFNNEQEKRKQLGLEKFKVGSKEFKDKLVKDPFYNALKVKYGYAITCHKSQGGEWDKVFVDYTGRTGLSDDVLKWSYTATTRGVNTVFAVNPPHLTTFSRLKVLNIINVGQIPNNALYLNNVNCSPYHKNYQHKAKSLKFWEVKDALESTDFNIINIETNNWLEKYTVTNFSNKEYILEASHRGSGHFIDQFDVRNKTGIEEEQILETIFNQNYSTDLSLDYTPSAKFLESLYFVMRSYCQALNISITNIDEQVEKYFVQYFLVTDSISASIQFYFKNNESFSKVMPRTYRCDDDVKLKLLIHKLEQYAS
- a CDS encoding vWA domain-containing protein is translated as MKNLNDLIIQKARPLPVIILADTSGSMASDNRIGVLNNAIREMIDSLKDENTLRAEIYFSVITFGGSVKSHLGFTKANEINWTNLTAGGGTPMGGAFTETKIFLEDKNLIPSRSYAPTLVLLSDGQPTDNWSEALKQLISSPRASKALRIAMSIGAGQDGTNVLKQFLGDSELDVFQAVQARDIKKFFRFVTMSVSQRAKSVNPDQPISLTFDDSDDNLDDFEF
- a CDS encoding DUF7017 domain-containing protein, translated to MPAKDIKELRESGKLEEALIMAKNEFDVAPDNIWTKRNLAWVYYSLLKKHQGNQDDFLSVLIKIIELKLPENENMFYEQLCWAVGMHNFKISKDEEVAMNKFSAIKSVFYQVRSLSFVSSKGYSFLLKSFHNEFKGIKNSSGFNTDNFINFSESYRELILWSGFNSFGEEDFLPNEVNGRKIISFVEQIIIAYSKVLLEGEPLKTDEPNENLLYLSKRSINASQVDSFLFFLNKIINLHPEYQYTLYYKSKLLLALNRLEEAKNSLIPFVKQKKNDFWVWELLSEAFPEDVDLQIGCLCKGLTLNAKESFLVKVHEKLANLLIQKELFLEASIEILNTCLIRKKNNWKITNDLTNLMNQGWYNKEVVKNGNTDFYLKHSKLAEELLYNNHEEIVIVVEHINDSKKVVNFIKNKQVFGFFSYKHLNINPEVGSVFKVRLNQIGEEGFFKVLTIKLCSQSVSESVSSVSGNLRILENKNFGFIQDVFITPDLIDNNHLKNGDIVNAKTILSFNKKRNEWGWKAFKVAKD